GGCAGCACGTCCCGGCCCCACGGGCCACGGGGAGCCCAGGGGCCAGCACCCCGGGCAGCACGTCCCGGCCCCATGGGCCACGGGGAGCCCAGGGGCCAGCACCCCGGGCAGCACGTCTCGGCCCCACGGGCCACGGGGAGCCCAGGGGCCAGCACCCCGGGCAGCACGTCCCGGCCCCATGGGCCACGGGGAGCCCAGGGGCCAGCACCCCGGGCAGCACGTCCCGGCCCCACGGGCCACGGGGAGCCCAGGGGCCAGCACCCCGGGCAGCACGTCCCGGCCCCACGGGCCACGGGGAGCCCAGGGGCCAGCACCCCGGGCAGCACGTCCCGGCCCCATGGGCCACGGGGAGCCCAGGGGCCAGCACCCCGGGCAGCACGTCCCGGCCCCACGGGCCATGGGGAGCCCAGGGGCCAGCACCCCGGGCAGCACGTCCCGGCCCCACGGGCCACGGGGAGCCCAGGGGCCAGCACCCTGGGGAGCACGTCCCGGCCCCACGGGCCACGGGGAGCCCAGGGGCCAGCACCCTGGGGAGCACGTCTCGGCCCCATGGGCCACGGGGAGCCCAGGGGCCAGCACCCCGGGCAGCACGTCCCGGCCCCACGGGCCACGGGGAGCCCAGGGGCCAGCACCCTGGGGAGCAAGCCCCCAGTGCGGGTGCCCCAAGAAATGTGCACTCGGGTGTGTGCACCCCAAGAAGCAAGCAGCTGGGTGCACGCACCCCAAGAAGTGTGCACACAGGTGTGTGCACCCCTAGAAGCAAACACCTGGCTGTGCACCCCAGAAGTGAGCACCCCAGTGCATGCACCCCGGGCAGCGGGCACTGCCTGCCCTCTGTCCGCCTGGCACCAGCCCCACCGGTGCAGCTTTGCCAAGTCCAGAGCCGGGCTGCGGCTGCCGAAATCCCCGCGCCGCGGCGTCGGGGGGGCGTCGGGGAGGGTcgccggagccccgcgccgccgccccactCACCCGGCTGTCGGCGCTGGGTGTCATCGTGTCGGTCATCCAGGAGCCGAAGCGGGAGCCCGAGGCGCGGATGGTGATGGGGTTGCTGACGCCCGTCAGCTTCCCGCAGCCTGTGGGGACGGAGGCGGCGGTCAGGGCGGGCGGTgggcgggcgccccggccgccgcacGCCTGGCGGGGGGCACTCGGGGGGAGGCTTTGCTCGGGGGGTGTTCCTGAGCAGGGAAATCGCGGCGCCGTGGGGGTCCGGGCGCCCCAGCAGCAGGTGCTGGCGGGCGTGCGGGCGGCAGCCCCACATCTCGGGCGCCGAAACGGGAGCTGGCGGCTCCGGTGCCCCGGGAGGCCACCCCCAGCGCTGGCGCGGGACCCCGGGCGCCCGGTACACCGAGGGCCGTACCCAGCTTCTGCACGCAGGCGTGCAGGCGcgcctccagcagcagcacccgctgctgcagctcctcgtAGTCGTAGGCGCCCATCTCCTCCTGGATGGCCAGCAGGCTCCCCGAGAGGTTCCTCACCTCCTCCTTCAGGTGCACGATCATCCGCGTGTCCGCTTTGTACTGATCCAGCACGGGGATcagcggcagcagctccctcaTCTTGTCCTTGAGCTCCTGCAaagggggtgggaggggggaggccgGGCGCGGGGACGAGTGCCCCGGCTCCGCCGTCGCGCCCGCTCCGGGGGCGCCCGGCTGCGCAGAGCCGCCCAGAGGGGGCCCCTTCCCCGCGCTGGGAATCCGCAGGAATTGCAAGGCTTTGCCCCTCGCCGCCTCCGAGCACGTGGTGACCGGGAGCTAATTAATCTGTTACAGCTGACGCTATCGCCGCGCGCTGCACATGGAAACCGGTCACGGAGCAACAGGGATCCATCCAGTGCCCCTGGGCGCCGTGGAAAGGCAGGATCCCGCCTCTTCCCGTGTCCCTGTGGGAACACAAGGTAAAATGCCCCCGGCCGGAGCAGAGGGCAGCAATGCACGGGGTGAAGCTCCTGCACCGAGGGACACAGGCAGCGTGATGCGCAGCTGAAACCGCTGCACTGGTGGCAACGCCAACAGGCAGAACCCCCTCCCCCGAGATTTGGCTCATGAGGTTTAAAATCTCGAATCTGTGAAATGAGGAGCTTTGGGGGTTCTTTGACCCCGGCTGGGAAGCGGTGTTTCACCTGGTCCAGGCTGCATCTGCCTGGTGAGTGATGGCAGAGGGACGTGAACGCACGTTCCAGCTGGCGAGGGGCCAGGCACCCGCAGGGCCTCCCCAGCTTTCCCGTGGCATCGCTCGCCACGAGGCCTGGAGATGGGCACCAAGGGGGCGGATGTGGCTCCCGCAGCGGCGCAGCCGGCCAGGGCGTGCATGGGCACACTGCGGGGCGCACGCAGCCGTGTGCGCCTGCACTGCGCTGCCTGGCAGAAACCCCACCAAAGTGCCCTTTCCTGGAGGAGGGGTGGCGGAGGCGGGCATAAATCCAGGGGCAAATTGCAGCCCCAAGAGACATGCATGGATCTGTCAAGGAGCTAAAGCTTGGGAGCTGCAGTGAAGCTGTCAGAGGTGGCACCCAGCGCTTGCCCGCCCCGGGGCTTGGGGCTCGTGGCAGGAGCCGCTGCCAGGGCTGGTGCAGGGGATCGGGGAGCGGCACTCAGAGCTGCCCGCTGCGGCCCCGGCGGATCTACAGCTGGGTTTGCAGGGCTCCTTCACCTGCTGTGGCCCCGGCGGGGTCTACAGCCGGGTTTGCAGGGCTCCTTCACCTGCTGCGGCCCCAGCGGGGTCTACAGCCGAGTTTGCAGGGCTCCTTTGCCTGCTGCGGCCCCGGCAGGGTCTACAGCCAGGTTTGCAGGGCTCTTTCATCTGCTGCGGCCTCAGCATAGTCTACAGCCAGGTTTGCAGGGCTGCTTCGCCCGCTGCAGCCCCAGTCAGGTTTGCAGAGCTCCTTTGCCCATTGCAGCCTCAGTGGGGTTTGCAGTGGGTTTTGCAGGGCTCCTTTGCCTGTCATGGCCCCAGTGGGGTTTGCAGGGGGTTTTGCAGGACTCCTTCACCTGCTGCGGCCCCACAGGGGTTTGCAGTGGGTTTTCCAGGGCTCCTTTGCCCGTCATGGCCCCAGTGGGGTTTGCAGCAGGTTTTGCAGGGTGCCACTGCTTGCCAGCCCCTCACTCCCACGCGGTGCTGCGGCCCTGGCAGGTGCCCTTGCCCAGCAGCTTTGCCTTCCCATGTCGGGGGTCGGCCCCTGCTGCCGCGGGTGAGAGCTTGCCGCCACCGAGGGCTCCTGCACCCAGGGGTGACGGGTCTccaggggccggggcagcgcgcagCATCCGGCGCGCGCGGCTGGCGCCGGGTACCTGGAAGCTCTTGGTGCTGAGGCTCCGCTGGCCATcggcggccgcccgcagccGGGTGTCCAGGCCCCTCATGAGCGCCTCCGTGTTGCGCACGTACTGCAGGTCCCGGCTGGTCCGCAGGTCCAGCACCTCCATGGACTGCGAGATGTTCTGCACCTGCGGGGGGCCAGGGTGAGCTCCCGCCGTGGCCcccgggctcccgccgccctcccgccgcggcgcccaTGTGCACCGTAACACGTCTGAGCTCAGCCTGCTTCAGCtgctatttgttttctaaaccaCCCGAGCGCGCATTTCCCCTTCTTTAATTTCGCCTGGTGCAGGCAGCagagttattttatttctgagctCTGAAATGACGCGAACGTGGCCGCATTCCTGAAACGGTTCTTTATTTGTTAGCACGAGCCCTGCTGGTACTGGcggtgctgctgcagcctctgaAGGGAGCTCTTTAAGAGGCATTTTTGCGGCAAGTTGTAATAAAAGTTTAATCGGGTTTGTGGTGAGCGCGGAGGTATAAAACCCCGGAGGAAATTAAACACGAGCTGCCGCTCGCGCACGCAGCCTCCCGCAGCCGGGAAGGGGCCGTGGCAGCTTCCGCCACAGCCAAGCGCCGCTGGGCTTTCGGCCGGGGCCCGACATGAGATGACAGAAACCCGGTTCCGCCTCGCGCTgcggaggggcggcgcgggaAGGCCACGGGGAAAGCCCAGTGCACCCACCAAGGGGCAACTGCCCTGGCTCCACCGGAGATGTTGTGGGAGCGCAGGCTCCAGcgcacttctttttctttctttctttttgccaggTTTAACCTTTCTGGCAGCATCAGGGGCTCGTTCAGCAGGGTGAGCGAATGGGCTGCTGGCCCCGGCGCGCTCCTCTGCGCTGGTGGCCGTAACCACACATTACAGGCAGactgctgctctgccagcaaAGCCGTCGTAATTCGAACGGCTCTCGGGGATgaggctctctgcagctgaagccGAATGTAGAAGCATTAAGGCACTAATACCAGCAAAGAGCAGCGCTTTGCACCACGGCATCGCGCACCACAGCATTGCAGCATCATGCACCAGGGCATCGTGCATGGTGCCATCATGCACCGTGGCACTGCAACATTGCAGCATCATGCACTGCAGCATCATGCAGTGCCATCGTGCAGTGTTGCACCACAGCATCAGGCACTGTGGCATCAGGCATGGTGCCACCGTGCACGGTGCCACCGCAGCATCGCGCCCTGTGGCACTGTGCATGGTGCCATCGCGCGCTGTGGCACTGTGCATGGTGCCACCGTGCACGGTGCCACCGCAGCGTCACAACATCGCACACTGTGGCACCGTGCATGGTGCCATCGCGCACGGTGCCATTGCGCACCGCGGCACCGGGCAGGGAGCAGTGGGCTGCAGGCTCCTGGCTCCTGTGAGTCCTCCCCTGCAGCTGATTAATACATGATTTGCAGGCGCAGTCAGTAGTGGCTCTGCTTCTCCAGCCGTGAGTGCCGGGCTGGATTTGAATGCTGCAACTGCTAATGGATGGATTTAGCATGGgcctgcctggagctgcttgCCACCTGGGCCAAGAAGGGCGGCCAGGGAggggatgggggtggggggcggctGCCACTTACCTTCTCCGTGAGCTGGCGGAGCTGGTGGCTGCGCAGGTCCCGGGAGCAGGTGCCCTGCACGGGGATGACAGCGGTGCAGAGGCACTTGCCGTCGGGGGCCTGCGCCGAGGTGTAGACCTGCCAGCCCTCATCGGGGCTCTGGAAGAGGGTCTGcgggagagaggagggaagctGTGACATCCACAGGGGCATGGGGATCCCCAGCAAATGGTGCTCCAGGCACCCCACAATCCTCCTGCACGATTCCTGGCTGCAAACAAGCCACCACTGATGGGCGCCGGTGCCTCCGAGGCTGGTGCACGTCGGGGGGCAGCACCGTCCcccttcctgctctgcctgcctgaTTTATTCACACCACCCGCCACCATTTTTGCACTGGGCCATTTAGTGTTTCGTGGGTAATCCGTAATTATTACCTATGGAAATCAAGAGCAAACTCATCCTCTCCCTGTTCCTGCTGCATGGAGGCAGGCAGAGACAAATAAGCCATCGCCGCAACGAGCTGGGGATGGCACCTTGCTCCTCACGCACTGGTTTTAACGTCCTGCTTCCCATCGGAAGGATTTATTGGGCACAGCAGTGGCTAAACACCGCTCTCAAATCTCCAGTGCAACAAGTATAAATTAAGTAATGATGGTGTAAAACTCTCCCCAAGCGCAGTAAATTCCCTGGTTATTGTGGAGGGAGGTAATGCCTTTACTTAGCAAAGCTGGAGCACAGGAGCATgcggcccggcgcccgctcGCCTCCAGCCCTGCACCGCAGTGGGCTTCCCCGGAGAGCAAACCTCCCCGAGCCGGTGGTGCAGCCGCGACACTTGGCAGGCAGCAGCGCTCCTTGCCAAAAGCTTGTTTTCCTCCCAAAACACCCTGAAGGAGTGAACGTGCCATGCCAAACCCCTGAGCGATGCAGGCAGAGCGGCTGCAGAGGAGTCGGGTCCCTTCATCCGGGAGCCTCCGGGCTGCGCCGGAGTGGGAGGCCAACGTGGATCCTTCCTTGCGAGTCGGTGCACGgcggccagcagcaggagccggCGCGCGTGGCACAGCGAGCTGGAGCGCGGCCATCCGAGGGCCGGTGCAATCTGTCACCGTGTGTTTAGAGCTGCCTGGGATGGCTCGAGCTCGGCCCTGGGGTGCCGATGGGCCACCGAGGGCCCTGCCAGGGGACACTGCGCAGCCCCCGCATTGCACCGGGCTCTGTGGGGTCCGGCACCATGGCCACccccagcagagccagctgcaCCCCCGGAGCATGGGAGGGTCGGGCTGCTCGCGGGCGAGGGACCAGTGCTTTCTGCAGGAGCCTCTCAGGACCAGCGATGCTGGGCGCAGCACGAGAGTTGTGGCGGAGCCCCAGTCACGTGCAGCCACCTCTTGGCACCCAGGCTGGTGCACGGCCACGCTGACAGCGAGCAGCTGCGGCGCGAGCACAGCGCCGATTCGGCcccaggctggggcagagcaAGCAGCCCCGCTGCCGGCTGCCCCACGCCTGGCCGGGGCTGTCATCGATGCACATGCCCTGCAATGCACACGCTTGCACAGTAGTGCCCGCACACCCTTGCACGCATGCACGGCAATGCGGGCATGTATGCCCACCCTTGCACATGCACACCCTTGCATGCGCACCCTTGCACCGGTGCagatgctgcagcagctctgggcgCCCATTGCGCCCCGACTGGTGAGGCCGcctgcgccccgcggcccggcgcgcctCTCTGCCAGAGCGTGGGTGGCGGCGGCAGCCCATTACAGCCACATTAGCAGCGCTCCTCCACGGTGATTAATGATTTTACAATGAACACCGAAGGGTGACTAATGACCAGCCAATTATTGCAGCGCTTCGTCCGCTCTACCCTGAGCGCCACTAATTGCCCTGCAAGGCGACGGCCCCGCTCGGCCGCTGGCCACGGCTCCCGGCGGGTGGACAGCAGTGTCGGGCAGtgcgcggccccggggagcaTCGTCCACCGGCGCTGCGTGCCAGGGCCGGGCTCCGGCTCATGCACGTgctgcccggcgcgggcggcgcgcgaGGCCCGCCGGCGCCTGCCAGCCGGCAGCGCGTCTGGCAGCCCAGCTGGCCGCGGGGCTGTGCGAGgcctcgccgcgccgccgccagaTGGGCCGCCCGAGGCCGGACAGgctcctgccgccgcccgcatcccctctccccctgcgcccggctgccccgggggTCCCACTGTCCCCAGCAAGGGCCTGGCTTGGGGGTCCTGGGCAGAAGGTCCCGGCCAGGACCGGCACCGGGTCCAGGTGCTGCCCCTGACATCGCTGTCCCCCCCTTGAGGGAGGGAGCCCATCAGACCTGCCCCTCTATCAACCCCCAGCGCCGCAGAGCGCCCCGGTGCATGGCGCTGCGCATGGCACAGCCCCCCTGCCCGGGCCCCCCCGTGCAACCCCCGGGCTCCCCGACCGCAAGGCCCTTCCAGCTAGGTAGGGGTACTCGGCCCCGGGGGAATCCCCGAGTAGGGGGGGGGTCCCAATGCACCGcatcccgggggggggggttcccTAAGCCCGGGAGGGGGGGTCACGGTGTGCTGCACCCcgcgggagggaggggggatcCCCGAGTCCAGGGGAGGGTCCTGATGCGCCCTGCACAGGGGGGAATCTCCGAGTCTGGGGGGGGTCCTGGTGTGCCCTGcccgggggagggggagggatCCCTGAGTCCGGAGGAGGGTCCTGATGTGCCTtgccttggggggggggagggaaatccCCGAGTCTAGGGGGAGGGGGGCCCGATGTGCCCTGCGCGGGGGGGCAGGGGGATACCCGAGTCTGGGGGGGGATCCCGATGCGTCGCATCTTGGAGGGGATCCCCGAGACCCGGGGGGATCTCGATGCGCCGCAGCCCGGGGGGGCTCCCCTGACCCGCCGGGCGGGGGGGTCTCCGTGCGCCCCGTCGGGGGGGCGGGGAAAGGGGGGTCCCGGTGCGCCGGAGCCCAGCGCCGCCCGtcccgctcgccgccgccgcggcagggCGGGGGCCGCTGCCGgtgccgcagccccgcgccccggtCCGGAGCTGCGCGCCGCAGCCCGGTGCCACccccccgcgccggcaccgGGGCGACTCACAATCTTCTCGGAGGTGCCGGCCCGCGACACGGCGGTGCCGTTGAGCCCCACGAGCGAGGGCAGCGTCTGGGACATCCAGTTGGTGACCATGGCCATGGTGCTGAGCACGGCCCCGATCTTCAGCAGAGGCACCGTCAtgtcgccgccgccgccgccgccgcatgcccccccccccgccggtgccggtgccggtgccggtgcccgcCGGGGCGAGCCGCGCACCGGCCGCACCGCCCCCGCCGCctgcggagccgccgccgcgctcgcccttatagcgcggccggcgccgctccgGAGTGACGTCGGCGCCGCTGGCCGCGggccagcccggcccggccccggtTCGGCCCGGCTCCGCCCTGCTCGGGGGTCCTGGGCCACCCCGAAGGGCACCGacggcggccggcggcgggaagcgccccccccccccgccggtcCCCCGGCCTCCAGCACCCCCTGCACCGAGCCCCCCACTGTCATCGCCCGCAGGTCTCTGCCCTCGCACCCAGCACCCCGCTCTGTGGCCCGGCTCTGCAGGGCTCAGGACCCGCGCGACCCCCCCCCAGACCCTCCACCGCGTCCTTGCAGGGACAGGACAGGGCCTgcagccccccctccccaggcaTCGCTGCCCTCCGGGCATCACTCCCTCCCAACACCCAcaccccctcccagccccccagGTCTGCTCCCAGCCCCCTGGCTCCCCCTGTGGCCCCCAGTTCCCCTCCAGGCATGGCCCCACTCTGGGCCCCCAGGTTGTttctcagctcccagctccCCCCCTTGTCCCTTCCAGTCCCACGCGCTGGCCAGGACGAGCAGCGCTGGGGCGGCTCGTGAGGGCAGCGGGCTCGGGGACATGGGACCCTGCAGCTGGTGAGCAGAGGTgccgggctggggctggggtcATGCCGGGAGCTGGGCCTGGGGCAACTGCTTTGCTGTCGGGCACCAGGCTGGGGGGAGATGCCAAGACCAGCGGCAGCCCTCGGCGCGAGGCCAGCACCTACCCGCAGCCACGCACCGCACTCGGCTGTGCCACGTGCCAGGCCCGGAGCGTGGGTGCAAaattccccttctccttcccccgGCCGTGCCCCGACTCCTGCGCTGGGAGCACTCTGTCCCCAAAGACTGCCACCCGCGCTCCCCAACGCTTGCCATCACCTCTAGGGCTGCCGGTGGCCTCCCCAGATGCCTGCTTTGCCCAGCATCGTCCGCCTCTGTGGTGCACAGTGCCTTGCACAGGCTGCttggcatggcatggcacagcacagcatggcatggcacagcacggtGTGGCAGGGCATGGTGTGGtacggcacggcacagcacagcatAGTGCACCGCGACACAGCGCAGGGACCCGAGCACCCCTCTCCAGAGCCCCAGGCCCCACCGAGGCCTGAGCATCGCCGGGGCCGTGCCACAGTGCGGCAGCCAGCACCGTGCCGTGGGGGCGCAGTGCCACCGCGTGGGGATGGGCACGCACAGCACGGGCGCCCACGGTGCCCGCCCGCAGGGCGCCCCGGGGCAGAGCCTGGCCCTGGCCGCCCACGGGCCCTGCACCGCCAACGCCGGCCGGCAGCTCCCGGCAGACCCCGCACGGCGACAGGgacggggacagggacaggggTGCGGTGCATCGCTCCTCCAGCATTCCCAGTGCTCCAGGCCCTCAGCGCCCGGACACGGGCGTCCGGCAGGCCTGCGGGAGCGGAGGGCACATCCTGGGCTGCTCCGCAGCACGGCATTCCCACCCGCCTCCCGGGCACTGGGGCATGCGCTGGCTGCATGCACCAAGCTGCCAACACAACGGGGCAGGGGGCTGGGCGCCCCCACCCTCACCTCCACCTCTGCGTTATTCCTTTGCAAGGCTCCCTTCCAGCCTGGAGCATCATCACTGGGAATCTGCAGGCAAATTGCTCATTAATTCCAGCTCATTATCCGGCATTTAGTGCTGTGCTGGGGAACGAGGCACTGACACAAGGAGGAGGGGGGTAGTGGGGAGGCAGCAAGGCCCAGCCGCCCCGAGCCCAGTGCCAGCCCCTCCGCAGGCGATGGGGGTTCAGACCTGGCTGCGAATGCCTAGGCATCTGCAGCTCGACCCGTCCTCGTGCAGGTCCCCATGCCAGGGATGGGCAGTGGGGCGGCAGGAAGCAGTACCAGGGCACAGTGCCATTCCCGCCACACAGCTCCAGGCCCTTCCTGGAGGCCGCCAGGGCACCGCGGCGGAGCCATCGTGTGAGGCCATGCTCGGAGCGGCCCGGTCGTGGGGTGCAGGACCCCGAGCTCGCTCTGCACATCGGGCTGGCAGCCCTTCCCGGCTCCAGAGACCAGAGCACAGTAGGGAAGTCCCACTGGGCTGCCGGCTCCTGCCTGGATTCAGCACCTTCTGCGCATGGTTCTGCTTCCCACGGGGCAGCATCGGCTGCCTCAACCCTCCCCATGCTCAGCATCGGGCTCCAAAGCCCCCGCGCCCACCGGCCGGCGGGGATCCCTGCGGAGAGGTGTGCCCACGGAGCGGCTCCGGGCCGGAGCACCCCGTTGACGCCAGCCCGGCTCGTGCACATTCCACAGGCTGCATGAGCGGCGCTCAGCAGCGACCAAGCTGCCCCGCTACCTGCGGCGGCCGCCGAGCCGGGGGCCGAGCCAGGAGCCTcggcggctgccgccgccaCGTGCAAAGCTGCTCCAGCGCATCCCTCCGGAGCCGCCCACGTGCCAAGCGGGGAGCCTGGGGTCCGGGCCCGGCGTCGCACGGAGCAAAGGCAGTCCGCGGTGGTGGGTGTCCGTGGGGCCGGGGTGGCAGGGGGTTCGGCGCAGTGTCCCCCCTGCCACTCTAGGCGCTGCGGGAGTTGGGAAAGGGCCCCGGCGTCCGAGCCGCGGGGGGTGACCGGGGGTGTCCGGCGTCGCCCGGGGCGCCCGTCCCGGCGAGACCCCCGCGCCGGTTCCGGGGAggccccgcctccccccgcccccccgctgCAAACCGGCATccgcggggtgggggggcgccgaggcggcgccgagcccccccggcccggccgcgctcaCCTGCATCGCGGGGGACCCGgcggagaggagcaggaggaggccGCGGAGGAGGCGCATCCTGCAGGCGCGGACCccgccggtgccggtgccggtgccggtgccggtgccggtgccggtgccgcagcccagccaggccgggccgccccgccggagccggagccggtaccggggccgcgcccgcctagcgccgccgctgccgcatccccccgccggccccgccgccgccgccggctgcagCCGCGGCACCGGCCCGGTGCAGGGCGCGCCGCGCCCGGCAGGGGAGgctggcggcgccgcgccgggccgcgcggggcggtaccgagccgagccgggcggcaccgagccgcgccgcgccggcggggacCGAGCTGTACCGGGCagcagcgggccgggccgggcccagGATGGGAGCCGGCTCTCGGCGCCCCTCGCCGGGCAGCGTGGCCCCGGGGTGCCGGGGGCGGCCCGGTCCCCcccccgcgggcagcggggcggcagGACGCCTGGGAACGCACTCGCCGGGCTTTCCCGC
Above is a genomic segment from Rhea pennata isolate bPtePen1 chromosome 33, bPtePen1.pri, whole genome shotgun sequence containing:
- the OLFM2 gene encoding noelin-2 isoform X3; its protein translation is MTVPLLKIGAVLSTMAMVTNWMSQTLPSLVGLNGTAVSRAGTSEKITLFQSPDEGWQVYTSAQAPDGKCLCTAVIPVQGTCSRDLRSHQLRQLTEKVQNISQSMEVLDLRTSRDLQYVRNTEALMRGLDTRLRAAADGQRSLSTKSFQELKDKMRELLPLIPVLDQYKADTRMIVHLKEEVRNLSGSLLAIQEEMGAYDYEELQQRVLLLEARLHACVQKLGCGKLTGVSNPITIRASGSRFGSWMTDTMTPSADSRVWYMDGYYKGRRVLEFRTLNDFVTGQNFVQHLLPHPWAGTGHVVFNGSLYYNKRERAVGRLHHQPERRQHRGEPGGPADAGGAAQLGHGLPQAQRRRGLHHLRHPLRHQLPPGRRQDLLRLLHEHLQLRVHRHPLPQPVLPHIHAGLQPAGEGSLHLEQRPPGHLQRHALPRHKDVG
- the OLFM2 gene encoding noelin-2 isoform X1, with product MTVPLLKIGAVLSTMAMVTNWMSQTLPSLVGLNGTAVSRAGTSEKITLFQSPDEGWQVYTSAQAPDGKCLCTAVIPVQGTCSRDLRSHQLRQLTEKVQNISQSMEVLDLRTSRDLQYVRNTEALMRGLDTRLRAAADGQRSLSTKSFQELKDKMRELLPLIPVLDQYKADTRMIVHLKEEVRNLSGSLLAIQEEMGAYDYEELQQRVLLLEARLHACVQKLGCGKLTGVSNPITIRASGSRFGSWMTDTMTPSADSRVWYMDGYYKGRRVLEFRTLNDFVTGQNFVQHLLPHPWAGTGHVVFNGSLYYNKYQSNVAVKYHFRSRSVLVQRSLPGAGYNNTFPYSWGGFSDIDFMVDESGLWAVYTTNQNAGNIVVSRVDPQTLEVLRSWDTGYPKRSAGEAFIICGTLYVTNSHLAGAKIYFAYYTNTSSYEYTDIPFHNQYSHISMLDYNPRERVLYTWNNGHQVIYNVTLFHVIKTSGEL